The genomic stretch CTGCGTTTAAGGGTAAAATTCAGGCATTTCTTCAACTCAAGGACATTACCCTTAATCATCCTGATGCCAATGAAGCCATTGGCAGTTTTTGTCAAAGCAATGGTATTGCTTGGGTATCATTAAATCCATACAATTCTACACAATATACCCCCTTATTTAGTGCCAGCATTGACCCTATCGTTTTGGGAGAGAAAGCCTACCGCTTAGCAGATAGTATCATTAGCACCAATAGAATTATCCAATACGCTCAATCCAAACAAAGTCATGCTGAAATTATCAGCACTTTATCCATGGGCACATTGTCAAAGTTAGGCATTTCAGATAACGCTATTTTAAGCTTACTCAATAGCATTACCAACCAAGACATTCGTGTGCTTCTGGTCAAGTAAAGCCTGCTACTACTTTGCAATTCCATTAATCTCTGGTAAGAGCAAGCTTTGCCTTTGTAACTTGTTTTAAGAAAAGAGTTCTAGAATTTATGACAAAAAAACCTGCAAAAAATAATGCGTCGATGGAAAAAATTGTTTCATTGTGTAAACGAAGAGGTTTTATTTATCCTTCCAGTGAAATCTATGGTGGCCTTAACAGTTGCTATGATTACGGTCCCTTGGGTGTTGAATTAAAAAAACGTGTTAAAGATTACTGGTGGAACAGCATGGTCAGAAGCCAGCAAAACATTGAGGGTTTGGACAGTTCTATATTAATGCATCCCACCATTTGGCAAGCCTCAGGCCACGTAGAAAACTTTACTGATCCCATGGTGGATTGTAAAAATTGTAAAAGTCGTTACCGTGCAGATCAACTTGAAAATCCCAATCAATGTCCCAATTGCAAAAAAAATGAACTGACAGAAGCAAGACAATTTAACCTGATGTTTAAAACATTTATGGGTCCTGTAGAAGACAGCGCCAATGTTGTTTTTTTACGTCCAGAAACAGCACAAGGGATATATGTTAACTATCAAAACGTTTTAACCACTTCCAGACAAAAGCTTCCCTTTGGTATTGCTCAAATTGGTAAGGCGTTTCGCAATGAAATTACCCCTGGTAACTTTACCTTTAGAACCCGTGAGTTTGAACAAATGGAAATGCAATATTTTGTTAAACCCGGACAAGATGACCAAGAGCTTGCTGCTTGGAAAGAAAAGCGTTGGCAATGGTATTTAAGTTTAGGCATTAATCCTGAAAAATTACGCTTCCATGAGCATACAGAAAAAGAACTGGCGCATTATGCCAAAGGGGCCTTTGATATTGAATATGAATTTCCTTTTGGTTGGCATGAATTAGAAGGCATTCACAACCGCACTGATTTTGATTTGCGACGGCATGAAACTTTTTCAAAGAAAAATCTTCACTATTATGATGAAGCCAGCAAAGAAAAATATTTACCTTATATTATAGAAACATCTGCCGGTTGTGACCGCAGTATTCTTTGTATTTTATGCGATGCTTATCATGAAGATGATGAACGTGTGGTAATGCGTTTTTCTCCAAAGCTTGCTCCCATTCAAGTTGCTTTGCTACCGTTGGTAAAAAAAGATGGTTTGCCTGAAAAAGCCAAAGCCGCTCAAGCCCAACTTAACGCCCAGTGGGTCAGTTTTTACGATGAAAGTGGTTCTATAGGCAAGCGTTACCGCCGGCAAGATGAGATTGGTACTCCTTTTTGTGTTACTTTTGATCATGACAGCAATGAAAAAAATACAGTCACGGTTCGTCATAGAGACAGCATGCAACAAGAAAGTGTAAACATTGATCAACTCAATCAATTTTTGACTGATCATATATAAGCATCAAGATACATGACTTTGGGTGAATATCACATAGTGGCAAAAATTGGCCAGGGTGGTATGGCCGAAGTATTCAAAGCGGTTAAAACTGGAGCAAAAGGTTTTGAAAAAACCTTTGCCCTAAAAAGAATCTTACCCCCGTTTTCTGATAAAACGCATTTTACGGCAATGCTGTTTGATGAAGCCCATTTGCAAGCTCAACTTAACCATCCCAACCTTGTTCAAGTTTATGACTTTGCCCATGACCAAGAACAGTATTATTTAATCATGGAGTACATTGAGGGTATTGCCCTTAAAGATTTATGTAAACACTTATGGACTCACAAATTAGATATTCCTTGGCAAGCAAGTCTTTATATTCTTAGTCAAACCTTAAAAGCTTTGCATTACATTCATCACAAAAAAAGTGAGTCTAATGCTTTAGGTATTGTTCATAGAGATGTTAGTCCACAAAATATCTTGTTGGCCAACAATGGTCAGGTCAAGCTAGCGGATTTTGGAATTGCCTGGTCAAAGTTAAAACAAGAACAAACCCGTTCTGGCATACTCAAAGGCAAAACATCCTATCTTTCTCCCCAACAACTTAATGGAAATTCTATCACTGCCTACACAGACATTTTTGCTTGCGCCATTGTTCTTTATGAGTTGCTTTGTAAACGCAATCCTTTTCTTGGTCCAACAGACTATGAAACCATGAAAAACATAGAAAACTTTGCCTATATTAACTCAAGGCAACTAACAATAACCATTCCACAAAAAATTCATCCTCTCCTTGATTCTATTTTAAGTGGTCATGAAACCCAACTTTCAGCACAAGACCTGCTTCATCAAATTAACTTAATTCAAGATCAAGACTGGCTTTCTAATGGTGATATTTTATTTGCAACATGGTTAGAGCAACACAACCTTCAATCCATTAGCCCCAAAACGAATACTTTGGATAAAACGGTTATCTTAACTCATCAAAATACTAAAACCTTAAAAACCAAAAACTTTAAAAAAAATAAATATTCTTATGCTTTGCTAGCTACTGCGGCGGTATGTATTTTAATTTTTTTATTGGCTAAAAATGATTTTATATTAACCTCTAAACACCAAAAAACTGAATCCTACTTACAAAAAGCCAATAGCATTACAGATGCAGAAAAAAAACAAAATCTGATTACATCCCCCGCTAAAAAAAAATTAAACTCAAATGATACCCCGCCCACAGTGACTAATGTTTCTAAACAAAAAAGTTCATCGCCATTAAACGCTAGCTCAAAATTAAGGTTTGTCGGCCCAGAAGGATCAAAAGTTTTGCTTAATGGTAAACATGTTCTGACTTTACCTGCTGATCCTCTGCAATTAAAACCCGGAACTTATCTTGTACAATGGACGCTAAAAACTGGGCAGAATAAGATTAAACGCATACAATTAAGCAAAGATCGTACAAAAATATTGCTATGGCATTCTTTTTAAAAAACAAAATTCTTCTTATTTATTATCTTACACTTTTCTTTTTTTTATTTTACGTTGCTCAAAGTACATTTTTATTTAACTTTGATTATGAGTTTTTCTTTGTGCTTAACCTTTTTTCATCTTTTCATATCCTTATTTTACAAGCACGCAGAGTTGGCAAGGCTTCTATAAAACACATTTTAATTGGCTATCTTCTTGCTGTTTTCACTTGTTTTATTGTCAATCAAGTCAATCAATCTATATGTAATCTTAATGACAGTTTATATTGGTTGACAGTACAAGGGCTTAGCGCTTTATTGGTCAATGTTGCTCTTTTTAAATTGTGCCAATATCTTTTTATTTATAAAACATTTAAACGCCTTTTGCTTCATTGTTTTTTCATTATTTTGCTCAGTCTACCTGTTGTTTATGATTTGATTGCTGGCCCACAATTATCTTTTTATCATATTTTATTTGGCTATTATCATGGACCAATTTATGATGCTTACATTCCAAAACCATCTTCTTTTTTATGGTTTAGATTATGGAGCAGCGGCTTAGCCCTCATCATCATTTACTTTTTTTCTTATAAAAATGCTCGTCTTTTTACACAAAAATTTAAACGCTCATTTACAATTTTTCTTATTGGTTTGTTTATAATTCCACTGACTTTAAGACATCATCTCAATTGGGTTAAAAACTTTACTGATATCAAACAAAACTTAACTCAACATATAGGTTTGGGCCCTGTTCACCTTTATTACAGTCCAACAACTTACACCCCCAATCAAGCTAAGGTATTATTAAAAAGCTTACATTTTGAATACATGTTTTTGGCCAAAGAACTCAACTTTACAAAACAAGCGCTCAGCCCAGTGAATGTTTATATTTATCCAGACCCATACATTAAAAAAGATTTAACTGGCACAGGCTTAACTTTAATTGGCAACGCCATGCAAAACAGCATTCATGCCTTGCCCACCCAAGCAAGCAATTCAATTCTAAGACATGAATTGGCTCACATTATTTTAAGACCATATGGTTTTTATGGTTTATCAACATCTCCTGCTCTTATTGAAGGCTTTGCCACCAGTTTTGAATATGAACGGCATGGCTTATCTGTTCATGAGTGGAGTAAAATCATTGCCCAAAAAAAATTAACGCCTTCACTACAAAGCCTTTTTTCACCCACAAGTTTTTGGTCTGCTAACAGCTACATCAGTTATCTTTATACCGGGTCATTCATGCATTGGTTGCTGCATAATTTTGAAAAAGAAAAAGTCTTGGCCAGCTATGCAAGTGGCAATTTTCAAAAACATCTTAAACTGCCCCTTGCTCAACTTGAGCACCAATGGCTTAACTTTTTACAAACCATTACAATCTCTGAAGATGCTAGAGAAAAAGCCATGGCTTTTTTGCAACAAAAACCCATTACTCAAATAAAATGCCCACATCAACTGGCATGTGTAAAAAAACAACAACTGAACTGCCCTACCTTTGACTGCAAAGTAAATACTCAAGAAAAACTAGTACAGTATAGCAAAGGGGAGCAACCCAACTTACAACTCCAACTTCTCACTTATTACCTTGCTCAAGAACAACTTGACTCCGCACAATCGCTGATAAAAAAATTAAGCTTTGAGAATCTTAATCGCATGCAACACAATTACTTGGATTTATTGCAGGCTGATTTCTACACTTTGAATGATAGCCCCAAAGCAAGTGAAGTCGCTTTGTTAACTTTAGAAAAGCAGCTCAAAGACAGTGCTCAAAATAGCTTTAACACTTTTTTATTGACCTTGCATATCCAGTTTAGATTAAATAATTTAGAATCACCTACATTAAAAAATTGGCTTCAACGCTATTATCAGACAAACCGTTTATCTGACTTGCCTTGGGATGAGCTTAAAGTCAGTTCAATCTATAATTTAGCTTTAATCTATCAAAAAAATGATTACAGTAGTTTTACCCAGCACTCAACGCAACTGAATCAAATTCTTGCTGCAAGTAGAAATCTTCCAGATCAACAACACTTATTATTAAAACTACAGGCAGAAGCCAGCGAGTATTTTGAAGACTGGAATAGTGCCCAGATGGCGTACAGTAAACTATTAAAAAACCATGCTCACACAGAAGGTGAACGGTTTTACTACCAACATCAATTGAATCGTATTAAAAGCCTACGTTATTAGTTGGCTTTATTGAAAAACAAGGTATCAATTGCAAAAAGAACGGCTCCAATACTTATGGCTGAATCAGCAACATTGAATGCTGGCCAATGATGCGTACCAATAAACACATCTAAAAAATCCACCACATAGCCTAAACGAACTCGATCAATAATATTGCCTATTGCACCGGCAAAAATCAACGTTGCTGACCATTTTATCAACTCACTTTTTTTGGGCATGCTGTAAAACATATAAAACAAAATTGTTAAAGCTAAAAAACTGCTTAAATGAAAGATCCAGCGTGGCCAATTATGACCAATGCTAAATGCTGCTGCTGGGTTATAGACCAAGGTAAAATGAAAAAAACCTTTGATAACTGGCCATGATTCTCCCAATTGCATGTTTTTTGCAAAATAAGCTTTTGTTATGGCATCTAAAATCAATACTAAAATAAAAACCACACAATATTTTAGCGCGTCCTTGTTTAAAAAGTTTCTTTTCATGCGCCCCTTTTATGTTAAATTAAGTCAATTCTCCAGTAAGATAACAGTATTTTATGAAAAATATTTTCTTCACAGCTTGCAATACCTGATTCCATTTCACTGTATTTTTTGTAAAAAACCCATAGTGTACCAGCAAGATCACTTAATGCTCTGCAAGTTGTGCAATTTAAGCTATCATCAGCCTTCGTATCAAATTGGTTTGCTTAAAAAGCCAAGCCAGTATTTTTATCATATCAATTTATTTATCTATGACCATCTTTGTCGACAAAGCCTGATTAGGGCAAAATTTAAACATGCTTACCCAGACATTAATGTCTTTATCACTGCTGCTAAACATTATTTAATACAAAATTTATCTTATTCAGCTGATATTGAAAACCACATTTATATTTGTCATGTTCCTGGAGTGAAACAGAGACTTAAAAAAAGAAAATTTGATCTTCTGCACTATGCATCACAACAATTGGCAAACCACCTAGATTTAACATTTAAACCCAACTTAATCATACGCATAAAAAAAACTGTTGCCCAAAAAAAATTAAGTCTGGCACAAAGGCAAAAAAACATCCAGGGTGCCTTTAAAGTCACACAGAACTTGAATAACAAACACATCTTATTAATTGATGATATTTACACTAGCGGATCAACGGTATCTTACATCAGCCAACTCCTTATTAATGCCAAAGCCAAAAATGTGTACGTTCTTAGCTTTGCAATAAAACCTTAAAACTGTATTGATCATTGGATAAATATGCGTTATGCAGGCTGCATGAATTTTGGTTTTGAGGAACAAAAGGGTAAACGCCCTGTATTATTTATGGCTCCTATGGAAGGAATAACGGATATTCCTTTTAGACGCCTGGTCAAAAATCACGGTTGTGATATCATTTGCACGCAAATGATCCATGCCCAAGGCTTATTAAGAGGTGAGCAAGCAAGGATGCAAGAAGCAACTGCCTTAGATCCTGATGAAAAACCCGTTGGCTTTCAACTCTGTGGCAGTGAGCCAGAGTATTTATCTGAAGCCGCAAAAAAAGTGGAAGATATGGGCTTTGCCTTTATTGATTTTAACATGGGATGTCCCGCTAAAAATGTTGTCAAAAGAGGTTCTGGGGCTGCACTGCTTAAAGATCCTAAAAAAGCAGAAAAAGCCATCTTAGCTTTAACTGAATCTGTTAAATCCATTCCTATTACCGTTAAAATCCGTGTCGGTTGGGACAATGACTACCATGGTGGTATGGACATTGCCAAACTTGCCCAAAATGCTGGTGCAAAGTTAGTCTCTGTCCACGCCAGAACACGATCACAGAAATTTAAAGGCCAAGCCGATTGGAATTTAATCAAACAACTTAAAGAACAAATTGATATTCCGGTAGTTGGCAATGGCGATATTTTTGAACCGGGTGATGTTGAAAAAATGTATGCTCAAACTGGTGCTGACGGAGTGATGGTTGCGCGTGGAGCTTTAGGCAATCCTTGGATTTTTACTGGTAAAAGACCTACCATTGGTGAAGTGTATGAAGTTTTAATGCAACATTTTGAAGAACACTTAAGTTTTTATCCCAATTTACGCTCCGCTATGATTACCTTTAGAAAACATATTGTCTGGTACACCAAAGGCATGCGCAATGCCACAGACTTTAGAGTTAAGGTCTTTAAAGAAAATGACTTGGATAAAGTAAAACAAATGCTGCATAATTATTTTAGCCAATTTGATCCCCAAGAATATCCAGATCAGCATGAAGATCAATTCAAACGCAAATAGCTAATTCCAAAATACCCCAAAGGTAGTCGGTACCTTTGGGTACCACGCAAACATAAGCAACTTTTAAAATATCAATCAAACTGAATGGCTAAGTTTTCAAAACGGGTGCATTCGTTTAAGAATGCTAAACGCACTTTACCCACAGGGCCATGTCTGTGTTTGACAATATTAAATTCAGCAATGCCTTTGTCTTCAGTATCTTCATTGTAAACTTCATCACGGTAAATAAAGCCCACCAAATCAGCATCCTGCTCTATAGATCCAGACTCTCTCAAATCAGAAAGCATGGGTCTTTTATCATTTCTGGACTCAACCGCACGATTCAACTGTGATAAAGCAATCACTGGCACATCCAACTCTTTGGCCATGGCTTTTAAAGATCTGGATATTTCAGAGATTTCCCGTTCCCGGCTCTCACTTTTGCCTTTGACGGTCATCAATTGCAAGTAATCAACAATAATCAAAGATAGGTCTGTTTGCGCTTTCATTCGTCTTGCTCTGGCTCTTAATTCAAAACTACTAAGCGAAGGGGTATCATCTATGTAAATTCCCGATTCTGATAGAGGTCCAGCTACATGGGTTAAACGTTGCCACTCTTCTTCATTAAGCATTCCTGTTTTTAATTTTGAAGCATCAATCCTAGCTGCCGAACATAACATACGCATGACCAACTGTTTTTTGGACATTTCCAAAGAAAAAACAGCCACACCTTTTTTTTCACCCAGAGCCACATTTTCTGCAATGTTCATACACAAAGACGTTTTACCCATGGCAGGTCTTCCAGCAATGATAATCAAATCTGATGGTTGTAAACCGGCAGTCATTTTATCTATTTCTTTAAAACCACTGGATAAGCCGGTAACCGCTTCTTTGCGTTCAAAATTTTGTTCAATTTGAATAAATGATTCCTTAATAATAGGTGCAATGGGTGTCAGT from Oligoflexia bacterium encodes the following:
- the dnaB gene encoding replicative DNA helicase, with protein sequence MSSRVPPQNIDAEKSVLGAILLDNDSASDVLEVLSAQDFYQKSHSDIYAIITELLEKRQPADLVTLTNALNERNLLDTIGGAVYLASLVEAVPTAANVLHYARIVRDKSILRGVITAATDIVTKGYDEGTDVAAYLDQAEKVIFEVAQNQNSSQLTPIAPIIKESFIQIEQNFERKEAVTGLSSGFKEIDKMTAGLQPSDLIIIAGRPAMGKTSLCMNIAENVALGEKKGVAVFSLEMSKKQLVMRMLCSAARIDASKLKTGMLNEEEWQRLTHVAGPLSESGIYIDDTPSLSSFELRARARRMKAQTDLSLIIVDYLQLMTVKGKSESREREISEISRSLKAMAKELDVPVIALSQLNRAVESRNDKRPMLSDLRESGSIEQDADLVGFIYRDEVYNEDTEDKGIAEFNIVKHRHGPVGKVRLAFLNECTRFENLAIQFD
- a CDS encoding serine/threonine-protein kinase; translated protein: MTLGEYHIVAKIGQGGMAEVFKAVKTGAKGFEKTFALKRILPPFSDKTHFTAMLFDEAHLQAQLNHPNLVQVYDFAHDQEQYYLIMEYIEGIALKDLCKHLWTHKLDIPWQASLYILSQTLKALHYIHHKKSESNALGIVHRDVSPQNILLANNGQVKLADFGIAWSKLKQEQTRSGILKGKTSYLSPQQLNGNSITAYTDIFACAIVLYELLCKRNPFLGPTDYETMKNIENFAYINSRQLTITIPQKIHPLLDSILSGHETQLSAQDLLHQINLIQDQDWLSNGDILFATWLEQHNLQSISPKTNTLDKTVILTHQNTKTLKTKNFKKNKYSYALLATAAVCILIFLLAKNDFILTSKHQKTESYLQKANSITDAEKKQNLITSPAKKKLNSNDTPPTVTNVSKQKSSSPLNASSKLRFVGPEGSKVLLNGKHVLTLPADPLQLKPGTYLVQWTLKTGQNKIKRIQLSKDRTKILLWHSF
- the lspA gene encoding signal peptidase II → MKRNFLNKDALKYCVVFILVLILDAITKAYFAKNMQLGESWPVIKGFFHFTLVYNPAAAFSIGHNWPRWIFHLSSFLALTILFYMFYSMPKKSELIKWSATLIFAGAIGNIIDRVRLGYVVDFLDVFIGTHHWPAFNVADSAISIGAVLFAIDTLFFNKAN
- a CDS encoding glycine--tRNA ligase → MTKKPAKNNASMEKIVSLCKRRGFIYPSSEIYGGLNSCYDYGPLGVELKKRVKDYWWNSMVRSQQNIEGLDSSILMHPTIWQASGHVENFTDPMVDCKNCKSRYRADQLENPNQCPNCKKNELTEARQFNLMFKTFMGPVEDSANVVFLRPETAQGIYVNYQNVLTTSRQKLPFGIAQIGKAFRNEITPGNFTFRTREFEQMEMQYFVKPGQDDQELAAWKEKRWQWYLSLGINPEKLRFHEHTEKELAHYAKGAFDIEYEFPFGWHELEGIHNRTDFDLRRHETFSKKNLHYYDEASKEKYLPYIIETSAGCDRSILCILCDAYHEDDERVVMRFSPKLAPIQVALLPLVKKDGLPEKAKAAQAQLNAQWVSFYDESGSIGKRYRRQDEIGTPFCVTFDHDSNEKNTVTVRHRDSMQQESVNIDQLNQFLTDHI
- the dusB gene encoding tRNA dihydrouridine synthase DusB — translated: MNFGFEEQKGKRPVLFMAPMEGITDIPFRRLVKNHGCDIICTQMIHAQGLLRGEQARMQEATALDPDEKPVGFQLCGSEPEYLSEAAKKVEDMGFAFIDFNMGCPAKNVVKRGSGAALLKDPKKAEKAILALTESVKSIPITVKIRVGWDNDYHGGMDIAKLAQNAGAKLVSVHARTRSQKFKGQADWNLIKQLKEQIDIPVVGNGDIFEPGDVEKMYAQTGADGVMVARGALGNPWIFTGKRPTIGEVYEVLMQHFEEHLSFYPNLRSAMITFRKHIVWYTKGMRNATDFRVKVFKENDLDKVKQMLHNYFSQFDPQEYPDQHEDQFKRK
- a CDS encoding phosphoribosyltransferase family protein; protein product: MRPFYVKLSQFSSKITVFYEKYFLHSLQYLIPFHCIFCKKPIVYQQDHLMLCKLCNLSYHQPSYQIGLLKKPSQYFYHINLFIYDHLCRQSLIRAKFKHAYPDINVFITAAKHYLIQNLSYSADIENHIYICHVPGVKQRLKKRKFDLLHYASQQLANHLDLTFKPNLIIRIKKTVAQKKLSLAQRQKNIQGAFKVTQNLNNKHILLIDDIYTSGSTVSYISQLLINAKAKNVYVLSFAIKP